The nucleotide window TTCGTGCCCTGCACCTTCATTATACAGCTGTGTTATTCCgagatgattttttatttcatgaGCTCGCATGCATAATATTCATGCACATATAGTTTCCGTGATTGCACACACGAACTCCGACTTGATTAGGGACAAACTGCAAGTACGTGTGCGGCCAAGTCCTCCACCTGCAATGCACCTGTGAGTGTGGTGATGATGAAATCTGAGTTTGATTATGCATTCTTCGATTGTTCAACGGAGTTCTTgatgttattaattattatgagtTTGTTATTGTGGATGTGATTTCGTGTTCTCAATTTTGTTGGTGACCATAAATTTGAAGGAGTGCGGCCAAGACAGATTGCTATATGGTttcagaagaagaaagaatatgATGTAAGCTCAGAACCAAAAACTTTAACAGAGGTTTGTATTgtaatttttcttcttataatccAATTGGATGATGATCCTGTGTAGAAAAAGGAAAGTATTTGTTACTGTATTGTAATTTGAACAAGCAATCAGTCCCAAAGTTTAAATGATAATGTTAACCAACTCAAGATCATAGATGAAGGcttaaactcaatatccttGACAAGCAATCAAAACAGAAGGAGAGGGTATTTGACATGCAAAATTCAAGAGGattttgacgaaagttacatTTTCATAGAATAATTGACTATTCAGtctcaaaaaattatttcttttaaaaatcaaaatttttcaTTTCCAATACATTAACACGcacaaattttcattaaaatctattatttaaattcttttaaaaatgtcCTGTTGTTAGCATTTCCTTTGAAATAATTATTCACATATTAGATTTCCCTAATGTAAACTTTAACAGCCCCGTAAACATTGTTCACTTTTTCATCCTAAAAGTACATTGAGCCACGAAACTTGAAACTTACTCCACATCTGATAACTTGATCACACATGTTAGACTTAGACAACACACAAcaaaatggttaaaaaaaaaaatacaaaaggaagaaaaaaaagtattcaTATACACCACGTACAttactattttaaataaaaatctatattttacatttaagagtttttctatttacaccccatgttttctggttacacccaaatttttttaattttttttataataccaaaattgcccttttatataaattttcttaaaaccctaattttattcattgtcagtgagtttcatcatctttcatcccacaaagcgatcgatcaatcaatatcaatctccatgaaaattaaagagtgaatcaaaatatttttcatacatactcaattggatataagtaaatgaatttcttcttctatttactagtttcaatttttttccttcaactgcaatgatgcactgtacgattacggttttaatttacattggcaaggttaacttaaattcagtttaagtaggttcatgtaaactaaatttacatgaacctacttaaactgagtttacatgaacctacttaaattgagttaacatgaacctacttaaactgagtttacatgaacctacttaaactgattttacaaaatcgcagaactgtgaatcgcagaacaaggaaaacacaaaatcagaactgagaacccataataagaaaaacacaatcgattgaagaacaacacttgctaacctgatttgcttcgaattttctttgaaatcatgaatggacgtgagaaagtatggttttgaaaatcttcgcataacacaatcgatcgattgaagaattatggttttggaagaagggttttgaggtgtaaccaaaaaagaaggaataggctttttgaaaatcaaattttatgaaagggtaatcttgtcattttggggtgcaaccatgattaactagggtgtgcaagtagaaaaactctttatttaattaatgatttatgtggtctttattataaaccacgtacattatataataaatgaatttaaaatgttgatttttatttattagtgACCGGAGAATGTATATAGACaacaaacaattattattattttttttttatggtggtcgggatttgaacctcaaactttatatatatattatgcattgtcccaaatgtgctaagctcacgagaaccAACAAACAATTAATTGATCTGCCAAAAGCTGTACCAACATTGGATGAAccgaaattttaattttggttctatgatatgatatgatgtaTGATCCAAATTAAATGTTAacatacaaaataatttatgtatatatagtATAAGATTCTTGCCAGCAGAAAATAGGCATAGGCGTGCATGATTCCTGCACTCTCTTTAACTTTTGTAGCACAATAATGGAAAAGGGAAAAAGGTAAATGAGAATTAATAAATTGGATGGAGCtgaaaaaggaaatattaaatTGTCAAGTATtgtagattttaaattaaagtttGAGAAGTGAACAAAagattttgatttatgatgaaGAAATAGCAGGTCTCTAACTGCTATTTCCAGCACAAGTAAAGTTCCCTCTCTTTCTACTAAAAAATACACTCCCAAAGGATCCCATgattaaacaacataaacacaaCATGAAGAAACACATTCTTTTTATAGTCTGAATCAATGGAGAAGAAGAAACCAGTGTCTACAACAAAGAAGAATGAAATTGTGAGTACCCAAGTTCGTTCCTCTTCTACCTATATATCTGATGATATTGCCTTCTCCATTCTATCAAAATTGCCTCTTAAATCTTTTAAACGAGTTGAATCCGTTCGCAAATCATGGTCTCTCTTGTCTGAAGATACTCATTTCATGAACATGTTCCGCAACAATTTCTTATCATCTAATTCTTATTACGACGGAGCATCTCTATTCTTAAAGGTTACAACATGGCCAGATATGCAGCAGATGCAAGTTTTGTATACTCTTTCTGGTCACAGGTTTCAGAATATAGTTAATTCTGATTTCTCAAATCCATTTAAACATGATAgagattttcaaatttttggttttggtagtATTAATGGCACACTCTTGCTCCATCAACGATGTTGTTACAGACATGCATTGTGGCACCCATCTACCAAGAAATACAAGATCCTTCCTCCTAGTCAGTTTGAGTCATATATTCTAGATGATGTTAAGCGTTATTATAGCATTGTGTGTTATATTGATGGATTTGGTTGTGACTGTGTTACAGATGACTATCAAGTCATTCGTTATATTTTCTTTGCAGATCCAAACAATGAGCGCAATAAATCTCTgggaaataaatattttgaaccCTTATGGGAGATATAGCCTAAGAAGTAACTCTTGGAGGATACTTGATGTTGACATGCCGCCTTCTTTGGACACTACAGAGGGCAACCATGTCTACATGGATGGAGTGTGTCATTGGTTGTGTCAGAAGGATTATGGATACTGGAAAAAACATAATATCTCATTTCAACCTAGTTTGGTATCGTTTTACTTGAGCAACGAAGTGTTCTTCATAACACCCATACCCTCAGATGTAGATGTTTGTTTTGATGTTGAAACAAATTGGAGAAACTTTTTTAAAGGAACAAATTGGAGAAACTTGGCAGTGTTAAATGGGACCATTGCATTGTTCTCATATCATGAAAAGAAGACTACTTTTCAGATATCAATTCTGGGTGAGATCGGTATGAAGGAATCATGGACCAAGCTCTTCACTATGGGACCATTGCCTTGTGTTGATCGTCCTATTGGAGTGGGTATGAAGGGGGAAATATTCTTCATTAGAAAAGATAAAGAACTAGCTTGGTTTGATTTGAGTACCCAAATGATTGAGGAGCTTGGTTTTAAAGTGGATAGGCCTGGATGTCGGATAACAATTTACAAGGAAAGCATTCTTCCATTTGAAGGAATAAATAATTACCTTTTTTTCCTGTTTTTACCAACAGATATATGATTGTGGTTAAGGGTATCCTGATCGTGGGTACATTGATCTGTGTCTTTTGTGCCTTAACAGTATGTATGTACTGTCTAGTGGAGACTTCGTTGTCTTTTGCAAGCATGTGGTACTTTCATTCTAGGGCTTTATTAGCTTTATGGTGAAGAGGGTGATCATAACTGTATTTTGTTTCTAGTGATTAGTAGTGGTAGTGTTATGTAGTAAGTGTTGTCGGAGATGCTAGTTTGTTATGGTTTCTTGTAATCTTTGTATCTTTGTTTTATATCAATGAAAAGAATGATCTCTGCTTGAACTTTGATTACATTCTGCTTGTATCCACTATGTTTAACTTTCTGCTTTATATTTTCCTTTACATTCCATATCCAAATTAATAAACTGGCCTTGTTCAAATCAACCAATCTTTTTCATGTTCCCTTTATTATGGTTCACATGTGGTATTGGACAAGATGGCCATATGAACTTCCTAATTTACTTCACCAGTCTCTCAATGTAGTTTTCTCATCACTCAATTATGTTCTCTATACTGTTCTTTTCAAACAACGATCCAACTATACCTGTCAGATTTAGTGTCATTACTTTTTGGCATGGTTTCGATTTTTCATGTAGTACTTTGGTCGATCAGTGTTATGTCATGAGCTATAATGTTGTAACATTTCTCATTACTAATAATTGACCTATATCTCTACTGTTGTAAAGGTCTTTTCAAGTTGTTATGAGTTAGATTAATGATATCAGACTAGTTTTTGTTTGGTTCACCTCTCAGCATTTTTCTCTAGCTTTATAGTGACACTCTACCTATCCTGGATACTTGCAGTAGCTTCCTTTTCATGATCAATCATGATGATCATGCCAGCCACTCATATTTGCAAAGGTTGTGAAAGAGCCGAGTGGTAAAATGAAGGATGCTTTTGGATTTGTTAGTATAACATAACAATAAATCTCATTTGTTAGAACTGTTTATTCCTATGTAGGTCAGAAGAAAACATTGAAAAGGTTCAGCTCGTCTCATGAAACATGTATGGAGCTTGGCATAAAGCAATGTCAAACAAAGGGAGTGGCTACTGGAA belongs to Medicago truncatula cultivar Jemalong A17 chromosome 6, MtrunA17r5.0-ANR, whole genome shotgun sequence and includes:
- the LOC25497367 gene encoding uncharacterized protein; this encodes MEKKKPVSTTKKNEIVSTQVRSSSTYISDDIAFSILSKLPLKSFKRVESVRKSWSLLSEDTHFMNMFRNNFLSSNSYYDGASLFLKVTTWPDMQQMQVLYTLSGHRFQNIVNSDFSNPFKHDRDFQIFGFGSINGTLLLHQRCCYRHALWHPSTKKYKILPPSQFESYILDDVKRYYSIVCYIDGFGCDCVTDDYQVIRYIFFADPNNERNKSLGNKYFEPLWEI